One Candidatus Dormiibacterota bacterium genomic window carries:
- a CDS encoding alpha-hydroxy acid oxidase — protein sequence MADSMVDKKTRPAPPLKLDDFEPAARAVLPQGIYDYIAGGSEDEAALRGNREAFARYRFRFKVLASTDHTDLSSELFGQRFRMPVHLAPTAIQRMAHPDGELAAYRAASEAGIAYALSTLASAAIEEVAAAASGPRWFQLYMHAERAVSAGFVERAVDAGYSAILLTVDLPKTGRRERDIRNAFSLPQGLRYANLDDRRRADPDEGPDPFAQNVNANTHPGLGWADLEWLVARTSLPVMVKGIVRSDDARHAVEAGARGLIVSNHGGRQLDYAIASLDALPEVVDAVGRDIPVLMDGGIRRGTDVLKALSLGAKGVLIGRPFLYALAVGGADAVSRMLAMLREEMEVSMTLLGVRRLSELSNDLVTRV from the coding sequence ATGGCCGATTCGATGGTCGACAAAAAGACCCGGCCGGCACCTCCGCTCAAGCTGGATGACTTCGAGCCGGCGGCTCGGGCGGTCCTTCCGCAAGGCATCTATGACTACATCGCCGGCGGCTCCGAGGACGAAGCGGCGCTTCGGGGTAACCGCGAGGCCTTTGCCCGCTATCGGTTCCGCTTCAAGGTCCTGGCGTCCACGGACCACACCGACCTGAGCAGCGAGTTGTTCGGCCAGCGCTTCCGGATGCCAGTCCACCTGGCGCCCACCGCGATCCAGCGGATGGCCCATCCCGATGGCGAGCTGGCCGCCTACCGGGCGGCATCGGAGGCAGGCATCGCCTATGCCCTCAGCACGCTGGCGAGCGCCGCCATCGAAGAGGTCGCTGCCGCCGCAAGCGGGCCCCGCTGGTTCCAGCTCTACATGCACGCGGAGCGGGCGGTGAGCGCCGGCTTCGTCGAGCGCGCCGTCGATGCCGGCTACTCCGCGATCCTGCTGACCGTCGACCTCCCCAAGACCGGGCGACGCGAGCGGGACATCCGCAACGCCTTCAGCCTGCCGCAGGGGCTTCGCTACGCCAATCTCGACGACCGGCGTCGAGCGGACCCCGACGAAGGCCCGGATCCGTTCGCGCAGAACGTGAATGCCAACACCCATCCCGGCCTTGGCTGGGCCGACCTCGAATGGCTCGTCGCCAGGACCTCGCTTCCGGTGATGGTCAAGGGCATCGTTCGCTCCGACGATGCCCGCCACGCGGTCGAGGCGGGCGCGCGCGGGCTGATCGTGAGCAACCACGGCGGACGTCAGCTCGACTACGCGATTGCCAGCCTCGACGCGCTACCCGAGGTGGTCGACGCGGTCGGCCGCGACATTCCGGTGCTCATGGATGGCGGCATTCGGCGTGGCACCGACGTCCTCAAGGCCCTCTCCTTGGGGGCAAAAGGCGTGCTGATCGGGCGGCCTTTTCTCTATGCGCTGGCGGTCGGCGGCGCGGATGCCGTGAGTCGCATGCTGGCGATGCTGCGTGAGGAGATGGAGGTCTCGATGACCCTGCTCGGGGTTCGGCGA